A region from the Triticum aestivum cultivar Chinese Spring chromosome 3D, IWGSC CS RefSeq v2.1, whole genome shotgun sequence genome encodes:
- the LOC123078403 gene encoding uncharacterized protein isoform X3 yields MGGIYHEILPKSEYFSKALYTFHFAQNDLTLGYFTNKTTKQIEAYDPDPKERFTVAMQEVGAKVESLQRLFTRKVVFSKTSLAFEQDRSIKLSSYCTSGHELQVVLGFDCWMEQHQERALLLQPHGSKQAWRRPRGLISDQPHV; encoded by the exons ATGG GTGGAATTTATCATGAGATCCTACCCAAATCTGAGTACTTCTCCAAGGCACTGTACACCTTCCATTTTGCCCAAAACGATCTCACCTTGGGCTACTTCACCAATAAGACTACCAAACAGATTGAGGCCTATGACCCCGATCCGAAGGAGCGGTTCACTGTGGCAATGCAG GAAGTTGGTGCCAAGGTGGAGTCCCTGCAGAGGCTGTTCACCCGGAAGGTCGTCTTCTCCAAGACCTCCCTAGCCTTTGAACAGGACCGCTCCATCAAG CTGAGTTCATACTGTACCTCAGGACATGAACTGcaagtggtgctagggtttgattgCTGGATGGAACAACACCAAGAACGTGCGTTATTACTCCAGCCACATGGAAGCAAGCAGGCATGGCGCCGCCCACGTGGCCTGATTAGTGATCAACCACACGTATGA
- the LOC123078403 gene encoding uncharacterized protein isoform X1 — protein sequence MCRSGSLNNSPRFQFVYNRMGGIYHEILPKSEYFSKALYTFHFAQNDLTLGYFTNKTTKQIEAYDPDPKERFTVAMQEVGAKVESLQRLFTRKVVFSKTSLAFEQDRSIKLSSYCTSGHELQVVLGFDCWMEQHQERALLLQPHGSKQAWRRPRGLISDQPHV from the exons ATGTGCAGATCTGGGAGTTTGAACAATTCACCAAGATTCCAGTTTGTGTATAACAGAATGG GTGGAATTTATCATGAGATCCTACCCAAATCTGAGTACTTCTCCAAGGCACTGTACACCTTCCATTTTGCCCAAAACGATCTCACCTTGGGCTACTTCACCAATAAGACTACCAAACAGATTGAGGCCTATGACCCCGATCCGAAGGAGCGGTTCACTGTGGCAATGCAG GAAGTTGGTGCCAAGGTGGAGTCCCTGCAGAGGCTGTTCACCCGGAAGGTCGTCTTCTCCAAGACCTCCCTAGCCTTTGAACAGGACCGCTCCATCAAG CTGAGTTCATACTGTACCTCAGGACATGAACTGcaagtggtgctagggtttgattgCTGGATGGAACAACACCAAGAACGTGCGTTATTACTCCAGCCACATGGAAGCAAGCAGGCATGGCGCCGCCCACGTGGCCTGATTAGTGATCAACCACACGTATGA
- the LOC123078403 gene encoding GDSL esterase/lipase ACHE isoform X4, with amino-acid sequence MCRSGSLNNSPRFQFVYNRMGGIYHEILPKSEYFSKALYTFHFAQNDLTLGYFTNKTTKQIEAYDPDPKERFTVAMQEVGAKVESLQRLFTRKVVFSKTSLAFEQDRSIKDMNCKWC; translated from the exons ATGTGCAGATCTGGGAGTTTGAACAATTCACCAAGATTCCAGTTTGTGTATAACAGAATGG GTGGAATTTATCATGAGATCCTACCCAAATCTGAGTACTTCTCCAAGGCACTGTACACCTTCCATTTTGCCCAAAACGATCTCACCTTGGGCTACTTCACCAATAAGACTACCAAACAGATTGAGGCCTATGACCCCGATCCGAAGGAGCGGTTCACTGTGGCAATGCAG GAAGTTGGTGCCAAGGTGGAGTCCCTGCAGAGGCTGTTCACCCGGAAGGTCGTCTTCTCCAAGACCTCCCTAGCCTTTGAACAGGACCGCTCCATCAAG GACATGAACTGcaagtggtgctag
- the LOC123078403 gene encoding GDSL esterase/lipase ACHE isoform X5 produces the protein MCRSGSLNNSPRFQFVYNRMGGIYHEILPKSEYFSKALYTFHFAQNDLTLGYFTNKTTKQIEAYDPDPKERFTVAMQEVGAKVESLQRLFTRKVVFSKTSLAFEQDRSIKLNL, from the exons ATGTGCAGATCTGGGAGTTTGAACAATTCACCAAGATTCCAGTTTGTGTATAACAGAATGG GTGGAATTTATCATGAGATCCTACCCAAATCTGAGTACTTCTCCAAGGCACTGTACACCTTCCATTTTGCCCAAAACGATCTCACCTTGGGCTACTTCACCAATAAGACTACCAAACAGATTGAGGCCTATGACCCCGATCCGAAGGAGCGGTTCACTGTGGCAATGCAG GAAGTTGGTGCCAAGGTGGAGTCCCTGCAGAGGCTGTTCACCCGGAAGGTCGTCTTCTCCAAGACCTCCCTAGCCTTTGAACAGGACCGCTCCATCAAG TTGAATCTATGA
- the LOC123078403 gene encoding uncharacterized protein isoform X2, whose translation MRSGSLNNSPRFQFVYNRMGGIYHEILPKSEYFSKALYTFHFAQNDLTLGYFTNKTTKQIEAYDPDPKERFTVAMQEVGAKVESLQRLFTRKVVFSKTSLAFEQDRSIKLSSYCTSGHELQVVLGFDCWMEQHQERALLLQPHGSKQAWRRPRGLISDQPHV comes from the exons ATGAG ATCTGGGAGTTTGAACAATTCACCAAGATTCCAGTTTGTGTATAACAGAATGG GTGGAATTTATCATGAGATCCTACCCAAATCTGAGTACTTCTCCAAGGCACTGTACACCTTCCATTTTGCCCAAAACGATCTCACCTTGGGCTACTTCACCAATAAGACTACCAAACAGATTGAGGCCTATGACCCCGATCCGAAGGAGCGGTTCACTGTGGCAATGCAG GAAGTTGGTGCCAAGGTGGAGTCCCTGCAGAGGCTGTTCACCCGGAAGGTCGTCTTCTCCAAGACCTCCCTAGCCTTTGAACAGGACCGCTCCATCAAG CTGAGTTCATACTGTACCTCAGGACATGAACTGcaagtggtgctagggtttgattgCTGGATGGAACAACACCAAGAACGTGCGTTATTACTCCAGCCACATGGAAGCAAGCAGGCATGGCGCCGCCCACGTGGCCTGATTAGTGATCAACCACACGTATGA